Proteins from one Leptospira johnsonii genomic window:
- a CDS encoding aminopeptidase, translating into MQSDSTHLLPNRKNRRLRFFSGIPVLFFLFFSGQGCIPYLYHLGKEQAKILLQRKAISEVLADPEIPETTKTKLKEVEKIREFGIQELALSPEGGFKSFVQLDRPAIGWHVSACHPLRFESYTWWFPIAGRVPYKGYFSLQKAKEEEQSLKDQGFDTRIRVTAGYSTLGWFEDPLFSSQLYEDPGDLASIVIHEMAHATVYFPGDSLFNESYASFVEDEGSDEYVLKIGGPKLLTDRKRSEEENKLYKNIILETANLLKTAYSEGGTEDLLLKKKTEIIGDFRKKLLQTKWTKINSKKLSERDWNNEDFIGMLRYNSGAQYFRKRFLEVGKDFSKFHEEMRKLQEKTAEERKLLLEEK; encoded by the coding sequence ATGCAATCAGACTCAACCCACCTTCTACCTAATAGAAAGAATCGTCGACTCAGATTCTTTTCCGGGATACCCGTTTTGTTTTTTCTATTCTTCTCCGGCCAAGGTTGTATTCCTTATCTCTATCATCTTGGAAAAGAACAGGCAAAGATCCTATTACAAAGAAAAGCAATCTCGGAAGTTTTAGCCGATCCAGAAATACCGGAAACCACCAAAACAAAATTAAAAGAGGTGGAGAAGATCAGAGAATTCGGCATCCAAGAATTGGCGCTCTCTCCCGAGGGTGGATTTAAAAGTTTTGTGCAACTGGACCGACCAGCAATCGGTTGGCATGTAAGCGCCTGCCATCCATTACGATTCGAATCCTATACCTGGTGGTTCCCGATCGCAGGCAGAGTTCCATACAAAGGATATTTTTCATTACAAAAAGCGAAAGAAGAAGAACAATCTTTGAAAGACCAAGGCTTCGATACAAGAATACGGGTCACTGCAGGATATTCGACATTGGGATGGTTCGAAGATCCATTATTTTCTTCTCAACTTTACGAAGATCCAGGCGATTTAGCCTCCATAGTCATTCATGAAATGGCACATGCCACGGTGTATTTTCCGGGAGACTCTTTATTTAACGAAAGTTATGCGAGCTTTGTAGAAGACGAAGGCTCGGACGAATATGTCCTGAAGATAGGCGGCCCAAAGCTTCTAACAGATAGAAAAAGATCGGAAGAGGAAAACAAACTTTATAAAAACATAATTCTAGAGACCGCAAATCTACTCAAAACCGCATACTCAGAAGGAGGCACAGAAGATCTATTACTAAAGAAAAAAACGGAGATCATTGGAGACTTCCGAAAGAAACTTCTTCAAACAAAATGGACCAAGATCAATTCCAAAAAACTTTCGGAAAGAGATTGGAATAATGAAGACTTTATCGGGATGCTTCGATACAACTCAGGGGCCCAGTATTTTAGGAAAAGATTTTTAGAAGTTGGAAAGGATTTTTCCAAATTTCATGAAGAGATGAGGAAGTTACAGGAGAAAACGGCGGAAGAGAGAAAGCTGCTGTTAGAGGAAAAGTGA